From a region of the Drosophila virilis strain 15010-1051.87 chromosome 3, Dvir_AGI_RSII-ME, whole genome shotgun sequence genome:
- the LOC6622726 gene encoding translation initiation factor IF-2 isoform X2, which translates to MHFAAAAGSRSAYIKVVRLHLQHIHEPTMEHRASILWIVLLSLLSRALTYQEKASPSQAQARGENLQQTQQQVLGGRGSGSGSVGVGVDTETVGSTRNIEDHLLTSMEGSEHPRQHGPVLPPGVYPWPGYPQVPPQRPWAPPYNPWPYGWGHWGGGGGGGGGGGGGGGGGGGGGYPGYPGNPGYPGYPGNPGNPGYPGYPGYPGPGSGGPGYPGYPYPGYPRYPHYPGYPHYPGYPGYPGYPGYPGYPWYRSTENEELDENAVQPELAQRSIPGSYQARVLASTSNLVAGKSNNNVWPLYHLLNVARV; encoded by the exons ATGCACTTTGCAGCTGCCGCAGGTTCACGGAGTGCCTATATAAAGGTCGTCCGGCTGCATTTGCAGCATATTCATGAACCGACCATGGAACACAGAGCATCAATACTCTGGATAG TGCTGCTCTCGTTGCTGAGCCGAGCGCTCACCTACCAGGAGAAGGCGTCGCCAAGCCAGGCTCAGGCGCGTGGCGAGAACCTGCAGCAGACACAGCAGCAGGTCCTGGGTGGCagaggcagtggcagcggcagcgttggcgttggcgttgatACGGAAACGGTGGGATCGACACGTAACATCGAAGATCATCTGTTGACATCGATGG AGGGCAGCGAGCATCCTCGCCAGCATGGGCCAGTATTACCGCCAGGAGTTTATCCGTGGCCCGGTTATCCTCAAGTACCACCGCAGCGTCCCTGGGCGCCGCCATATAATCCTTGGCCCTATGGCTGGGGTCACTGGGGTGGTGGTGgaggtggtggtggtggcggtggcggtggtggtggtggaggtggtggtggtggttaTCCTGGCTATCCCGGCAATCCTGGCTATCCTGGCTATCCCGGCAATCCTGGCAATCCTGGTTATCCCGGCTATCCTGGCTATCCTGGTCCTGGTTCCGGTGGTCCTGGCTATCCTGGTTATCCATATCCCGGCTATCCACGCTATCCCCACTATCCTGGCTATCCCCATTATCCTGGTTACCCGGGTTATCCTGGCTACCCTGGCTATCCAGGCTATCCATGGTATCGCTCCACGGAAAACGAAGAACTCGACGAGAACGCAGTGCAGCCAGAGCTCGCACAACGCTCCATTCCCGGCAGCTATCAGGCACGTGTCTTGGCCTCCACGAGCAACCTCGTCGCTGGCAAGTCCAACAACAATGTTTGGCCGCTCTATCACCTGCTCAATGTGGCCCGGGTCTAG
- the LOC6622726 gene encoding collagen alpha-4(IV) chain isoform X1: MHFAAAAGSRSAYIKVVRLHLQHIHEPTMEHRASILWIVLLSLLSRALTYQEKASPSQAQARGENLQQTQQQVLGGRGSGSGSVGVGVDTETVGSTRNIEDHLLTSMGKAGFKHFVGSSSTTTAKPPVQHQHHYYYTSEGSEHPRQHGPVLPPGVYPWPGYPQVPPQRPWAPPYNPWPYGWGHWGGGGGGGGGGGGGGGGGGGGGYPGYPGNPGYPGYPGNPGNPGYPGYPGYPGPGSGGPGYPGYPYPGYPRYPHYPGYPHYPGYPGYPGYPGYPGYPWYRSTENEELDENAVQPELAQRSIPGSYQARVLASTSNLVAGKSNNNVWPLYHLLNVARV; this comes from the exons ATGCACTTTGCAGCTGCCGCAGGTTCACGGAGTGCCTATATAAAGGTCGTCCGGCTGCATTTGCAGCATATTCATGAACCGACCATGGAACACAGAGCATCAATACTCTGGATAG TGCTGCTCTCGTTGCTGAGCCGAGCGCTCACCTACCAGGAGAAGGCGTCGCCAAGCCAGGCTCAGGCGCGTGGCGAGAACCTGCAGCAGACACAGCAGCAGGTCCTGGGTGGCagaggcagtggcagcggcagcgttggcgttggcgttgatACGGAAACGGTGGGATCGACACGTAACATCGAAGATCATCTGTTGACATCGATGGGTAAGGCTGGCTTCAAACACTTTGTGGGCTCCAGCTCGACGACTACAGCCAAACCGCCAGTACAACATCAACACCATTACTATTATACTTCAGAGGGCAGCGAGCATCCTCGCCAGCATGGGCCAGTATTACCGCCAGGAGTTTATCCGTGGCCCGGTTATCCTCAAGTACCACCGCAGCGTCCCTGGGCGCCGCCATATAATCCTTGGCCCTATGGCTGGGGTCACTGGGGTGGTGGTGgaggtggtggtggtggcggtggcggtggtggtggtggaggtggtggtggtggttaTCCTGGCTATCCCGGCAATCCTGGCTATCCTGGCTATCCCGGCAATCCTGGCAATCCTGGTTATCCCGGCTATCCTGGCTATCCTGGTCCTGGTTCCGGTGGTCCTGGCTATCCTGGTTATCCATATCCCGGCTATCCACGCTATCCCCACTATCCTGGCTATCCCCATTATCCTGGTTACCCGGGTTATCCTGGCTACCCTGGCTATCCAGGCTATCCATGGTATCGCTCCACGGAAAACGAAGAACTCGACGAGAACGCAGTGCAGCCAGAGCTCGCACAACGCTCCATTCCCGGCAGCTATCAGGCACGTGTCTTGGCCTCCACGAGCAACCTCGTCGCTGGCAAGTCCAACAACAATGTTTGGCCGCTCTATCACCTGCTCAATGTGGCCCGGGTCTAG